The sequence gggtttccctggtggcccagtggttaggtaTCCACCCTGCAGTGCAGGGAGCaccggtttgacccctggtccaggaagatcccatgtgccttggggccactaagcccatgcaccccaatcaccgagcccaagtgccacagctactgaagcctgcacaccctagaggcTGCActttgcagcaagagaagctaccgcagtaacaagcctgagcaccacagctagggagtagcccccacttgctgcaacgagagaaagcccatgcatagcaacgaagacccagtgcagccaaaaatagaaataagtaaattgaaaaacacttttttaaagtttaaggcAAGCGATCTCATTTATCATGTTAGAAATCAGGGGTTAGTGACACCCTTTGGGCAGGAGGGAGAGATAGTGATGGGAAGGGTTTCTGGGGCATTGCCAATGTTCTATTTCCTGCTCTGGGTGGTGATTACAAGGTTTATTCATTTCATGATCATTCATAAAGTTATACAGGTCTGATTTGCATACTTTATATTACACAGAAAATGTTTAGTTAaaactatcttttttaaaaatccaaaaattGAAAAGTAAGTGTTATACAGCAAAGAGTGTGCCAAAATAAAGATGGTATGCTCTGGAAAAGTTGTTAGATGACCCAAGAAGTTATGCACTTAAGATTACACACAATTGTTATTTGTGGGATGAAATTCCCAAGACCTCGAATGATGCTCAATGTGTAGTAGATTCTCAGTAAATCATCATTGATGGAATGAATATTCCTGGCACTAACATGGGGATGTGCTGTTGACTGTGGCTGAGGACTCTTTCCAGGGAAAATGGGCCACTTCCCTGGGGGAACAAGCAGTCTTGATTTCTCATCAAAAACTTAAACCCAAAAGTAAGCAAGACAGTACTTTCACTCTCATTCTGCCCTACAGTGACGTGAGGAGAGGAAAGAGTCTAGGTGCTGTTATTTATTCTCCGCTTGATCATCTCTGACTTTTAAAGCCTCATGATAGCATAGTGTTTAAGGGCATAGGAcctatggatttccctggtgtgtAGTGGATAAGAagctgcatgccaatgcagggaacatgggttcgatccctggtccaggaagatccctcatgcctcagagcagctaaacccgtgcatcacaactactgaagccttcaTGCTGTAGGGCCCACGAGCCACAGCTAATGAGCCcctgtgctgcaaccactgaagcccaagcgcctagagcccatgctccacaacaagagaagccactacaatgagaagcccaggcatcgcagctagagggtagcccccacACTCCACACTAGAAAAAGCCCACGcgcaggaacaaagacccagcgcaatcaaaaataattaatcaatttttaaaaagagcacaggacctaaatcaaaaccatctgagttcaaatcctgacccTACTGCTATTAACTGTGTAACCTTGAGTAAGTTATCTAACTTCTCAGttcttcagtttctccatctgtgtaaTGGAGATAATGATAGTACTTCCAGCACTGAGTTGTAAGAATCAAATAACATAATCAAAGTAACGTGTGCAGAGCATCGCTCTCCATAGTTGTTTAATAGCTCCCCAGAATGACTTGCCAGGAATGGGGGGTTCCCTTTGTCAACTCTGATTCCCTGACACCTTAACCTTGTTGCTTCCACCAGTTTCACTGGGATGGCTTTTCTCTGCTGCCTTGTTCTGTGACATGCTCACTTTTCACCTCTCCGGGACCCTCTGCTGCTCTTGGGTCTCCTGGGATCCAGTTGCCCCAGGACCACTGGCAGTGAGTGGAACACTCTTGGCTCTGACACCTCTATGCCTTTGCACCTATTGTTCCATCTGTCTGGAATGCTCACCCCCTTGACTTGCCTGGCAAGCTCCATTCACTCTCTTAAGGTTATAGTGGTCACCACCTGGCTGAAGAGTTTTTCCCAAATCCAGACAGATTGGCGCAGTGAATCCACCTTCCAGAGCAGAAgacgcaagagactcgggttcaatccttgggtcaggatgatcccctggagtaggaaatgacaacctgatccagtattcttgcctggaatattccatggacagagaatcctggcagtccatggagttgcaaagagttggacttgactgagtgactgacttacGCACACATGTCTACGCCCCTGCTGCCTGTTGGATGTCCCTCTGTCACAGTTCAGATCACTCTGTTGCAATTACTCGTGTGTCTTTCTCTGCTATAGACAGGATATTTAGTGAAGGCAGGGACTGTATCTTTTTTATTCTGTGCTCCTCAGCATCTAGCACTGGGTCTGGTACAAGTGGACATAGAGAAAGATGTTGAAAATGGCaggaatggatagatggatagtgGGCACTGGCTTTTTCCTGGCATCATAGGTTCTAGGCTGTGTGACGGTTTCAAGGGCAGGGAGTGTCAGCACAGGACACAGGACACGTCAGCAGCCCGACTGCTTAATAAGCAGTCAATGATTTGGCTAATGAAGGTAGGAATAATGATGATAATCAAATGATACCTGAGGCTGACCCAGAGTCATACCCATTCTCCTGCTTCCTAGTGAGTCATCCCTGGCTGGGCCTGAGGACAGGAATCAGACAGACATAGTAAACAGTGGCTGAGCTGCCCCTAGACAATCTGCTCTTGACCATCACTCACTCCAGCCTGTGCTGGTGGCCGGAACCTGGCCTCCACAGTCACACAGTTCAAATCCCAGCAGAGAGGGTGGTCACTGCAGACCTTGAGCAAGTTGTAGACCCTGTCTAAGCCTGTTTCTTTCTGTACCCTCTCTGATTGATGGGATACTATTCCTGCTCTTAAGATATTGATAGTGAAGACACAGTGCCCCACCTTCAGAAACCCTGCAGTCTCATGGAGAAAGCATAGTAATGCTTTTATCAAACTGTATTATAATTTGCTTCTTTAGTTTTGCTCAGTTTGTCTTTATGTTCATCTAGAAGGCTTGGTTAGGGTACAGGGTGTGACTCAAGAGACACAGACAAGAAATAGACAGAAGTGTGGCTCCCCAATCCTGCGGAGGGGTAGGAAAGAAATTTGCAAAGGAACGAAGTAGGCTAATAAGGAAAGCTATTTGGATGATGGAAGCATTAGGTAAATTGTGGGAAATGGCTGGGATGGATAAAGAGGCGTGTTTTCTAATGGCTGCTCAGGATTGGAGCCGGGGGGCGGGGTGGTGAGAGGCAGGAAGAACTTAGCCTGAGAGTTCAGAGAGGAGCCACAGTAAACTACTGGGGGCAGAAGGGACATAAAAGATAGAATGGCCCCAGACCCCTGAACCTGCTGGAATTGGCTCCTATGGGGAGATGAGGCATCTCCTCTTTATTCATTAgccgtggcatgcaggatccttagCCGGGACACGTGAACTCTTGGTTCCCCATCCTGGGACTGAATCCATGCCCCCTACAGTgaaacacagaatcttaaccactgggaaaccaggaaagtcccccaagGTATATGCTCGTGAAAGGGTTGCCTCATGCATCTTCCAGGTGAGATGAGCccaaggggtgggatgggggcagggctgggaggggtgCCTGGGGCTGAGGTCTGGGTCTAGGGTTCTGGTAGAGGGGAGAGGTGGAGAGATGTAGGGCTTGCTCCCGGTCTCTTAGAGGATGTCTCTATTTAAGGATTATGATTAGTCCTGGCTAGGGGTGGTTGTTGAGCAGGACACAGCCTTTCTGATGGTGGATGTTGGGGTCACCATGGGAAAAGGGAGTGACTGAGGCCCTAATGCTAGCCAGAGCAGTTTGGTCTGGACTTGTAGCCTCTGGGTAGACCCTGGAGGTGTGCGGACACAGGCTGCCCTGTGCTGGGggccactgatctttttactgtggCACGCAGAAGATGGTGAGCATGCCCTGGTGTACCCTGTTCATCTGCAGAGTCGGCGCAGGTGTGAACACCTGGCTTGGGAGTGTGTGTCCTTCCCTGAACATGTTTGCTGTATGTCACTGTGTGTATCTGGGCTGTGCATttctgtgatgtgtgtgtgctgaTGGAAGGTCTGTTTCGTGGGTCAATGTAGGCAATGTCTGAGTTGTTCACCTTAGTGTGTGGGCCTGAGTTTCGTATGTCTCTTCACTGTGGGGTCTGAGCTGTGAGTTTCGACCTCATTCCGGTGTCTGAGTGGTGAATGGGTGATTGGGTAAGGGGCAGGGTCACTCTTGCTGCTAGCACAGGGGGCCCATAATGGGTCCATGGCCTATTCAGTTGCGGTCTCTTTTCCCGGGGCCTTAGGGAGAGGTCTGAGTGATGACTCCTAGACCGTTGTCCCTGAGTGAATGACCTCTTGTGGAGTAATCATTAACTTGGCCCCCTGTGAGAAGAATCCAGACTGTGGTGGTAAGGGGGGTGGGGCCTGGTCAGGACAGGCCTCATTGCTGGAGAAAGAAGGAGGCCAGAAAGGGGGGTCCTATAGGCATGTGTGTTGTTATCATCCCCTCCTGCCCATCTTGCAGGTCATTGACCCTGACCTGGGTGATGTTCAAAATATTTAACGAACAGTGAGGCACAGACATTGACCAATCAGAGTAGACACAAGCCATGCTCTGAATGGAGCAGCCCTGGAAGCCATGGCTGTGCCAAGCGTTGCCTCTCTAGGTGCTGGACAGGAGGATGGGTACCAGGAGAAGGGAGCACCGAGGGGCAGTGGAGGGGATTCCGGGGGCCTCCAGGCAGTGGCTGTGAACCGGCTGTCATGGAAGTGTGTTTCAGACTTTAACAACTGGTGTGGCAGCTAAACCTCAGTCTGCCTTGGCTTCCAAGCAGCCCCCAGGTCAGCCCTAACTGCCCTTGCCCCCTCCTGTTAAGAGAACTGGGGGCCACTCCCTTCTGTCTGCTGAAAGAATaggggaagttcagttcagttgctcagtcgtgtccaactctttgtgaccccatggactgcagcacgccaggcctccctgtccatcgccacctcctggagtttactcaaactcatgtccattgagtccgtaaTGCCATAGGGGAAGTAAATGATCCCAAATGGCAGAGATTCCCGTAAACTGTTTCAATTTGGAAATGGGATGCTTCATTTTCCTTATTGGTGATTCTCACTGAGGTGAGAGGGAGCccagggcaggagcagagggagggAACAGCAGGGGATTTGAGGAATAGGGAGGGATACTCCTACCCCTTGATATAAAGGCAAGGATGTGGGGGGGTCCATGAACTGATACTAACTCCTGGATCAGATCCATGTGAAATAAATCTCACCGCCAGAAATGAAATCACCATCCCACCCTGAAAAATCAAAACTCCAGTTTCCTGAGTCCTGGCTTCTGTGTCACTTGTAGTTCCTTCCTCTTGGACTCCCTCTGACAGGGGCAGGGGAACTCTGGAGATAAACCAGTCCCTTCCACATGTACAAATTACACTGTCACGTTCCAAGGGTGTCACACATTTTATTACAAAAACCAATAACTTAAGTCAGTTCTGTACAAAGTCAGTAGAACTCCTGGCCCGACGAGCAGCGGAAACTTCTACCCTGCCCCAGGATGGGACAGGAGTCTTGGCCCAGAGGCTCTGGAACCACCAAGGCCTGGCCGGTCAGCTGGAGCACTGTGTCCGAACTGAGGAGGGTCAAGGTGGGGTGTGGCTGAGTGAGGGCCCACGCGGCTGTGCTGGGGCCAGCTGCTCTGGGGAAACCTCTGGGAGCACTGGGTCACTCAGGGGACAGCCAGGCCGAATCAGTGCTGCCAGCCTCCACCCAGTCCCTGCTTGGGTTGGAGCAGGTCAGCTCAGCAAAAGCATATCTTCAAGGAGGTCCGCGATGTCAACGTCTCCAATGACAGGGCGAAGGAAGAGATCTCCAAGCAGGCTGGGTGGAATGGACTTGAGGGTGGAGGCCGTGAGGAGGACACGTGCCAGGCGGCTTTGGCCTGCAGGGCACCAGGGCTCCAGGACCTCCCACAGCGCCTGGTGCGCCTCCTGCTGCAGGTGCCCAATGTGAGAGGAGGCGTGGAGACCTGGCACGTCTGCGGGCAGAGAAGGCAAAGATGGCTGGTGAGTGGCTTACCCCAATACCATGGGGCGAGACTGGCCCAAGACCCGAGGCCACCAGCTTGGTGCCTTTGAGGCCCCATCACTAcctccttcatttatttattttccacttcATTTATCTATCCTTCATGGATAGGATAGAGCCATGGGTAAGACCCTGGGTGGCCTGGTTTTGAATCCCACACTGTCACTTTATtagctgtgtgcccttgggcaaATTTACTCAATCTCTGTGCCTCGGGTTCCTCATTGGTAAAATTGGGATAAATAATAGTACCTATCTACTAGGCTTGTTATGAGGTTTAAATGAGCTAGTGTATGTAAAACCTTTAGAACTGGACCTAacacacagtaaatgtaatgcgaGTGTTTGCTATTATTATAATGAATTACTCTGATCATGCATTCCATGGGGGCATTTTGATGAGGAATTCTCATCTAGGCGCCTTTCAGATTACAAAGAACGCTTCGCTTCCTCTATTTGTTGTCCTGGCTGAAGTCTACGAAGACTCCTCCTTCTCACCCCACCCGACCCCCATTTTCATTCCTCTTTTCTATGTGGTCTTTCTGAAACCGCAGTTTCATCTTCAGAACTTCTCCATGCAGTCTGCTCCTGAAGGTGTGACTGAGGCATAGCTAGGtctgcccaccctcccctccccttctcctgtcaTAAAGATCAGGGAAATTTCTTAGCAGAGCAGCAAGGACTAGATTCTGACATCAATAGACCTGAGTCCccattctttctcttcccctacctggctgtgtgacttttcGCAAGTCACTGAGCCTCTCTGAGCTTGCTTTGCAACATGGCTATTTGGAGATAATCAGGACCCAAAGGGATTTCCGTTGTCAAGTCCTTAGAATGTGTCTTTCCCTGGTTGGGCCCTGCCCCCCTCCAGCCTTGGCCCCTGTCCAGGAGTGTCTGGGATCTCACCAGGGTTGAAGAGGACGGTCCCTTTCAGGTAGGCATATTCCTTGGGGCCCAGCTCCAGACTCCAGAAGGACTCCAGGCAGCATTGCAGCCACTGCACCTCAGCTAGCGAGGGCTGGGGCCGGTCGGGCTGCTGTCTGCTGCCTGCCCCGCTGCTGGGCTTCTCCAGCAGGATCTTCTTGAGTATGCTAGGCATTGGGACCTCGGCCACCTGGAAGGTCACAGTGTCTTGGGCCAACCCCAGCAGGAAGAGGGGCCCCCAGCAGCCCCGCAGCAGCTGCCGCCGATCCTGGGGGGGCAGCTGGCAGAAAGACGGCAGGTTCCTGAGGAAGGCCAGCGTCTTGGCCAGAACATCCAAGGCCTCCCGGCAGGTGCGATGGGGCGTACATAGCTGGACAGGTCGGTGCTGCCTGCACAGGCAGCGGCCGCGGGCTGGGGCGACGGAGGGCCGGTCCCTGATGCTGGGGCTCAGAAGTGTATACAGAATGGTCGGGCGGCCTGCAGCACCCTGGCACGGGCAGGGCCCTGGCTGGCTGGAGCTCATGGTGGAGGATCTGCTCCTCCTTCCTGGCTCTCCCACCTTCTGCTTGGTGCTGTGGGTGCTATTTATATCCCcaaatgggggagggaggggggaaccGCCCAACAACCTTGACTCCAGAAGTCatgttcattgaaaaaaaaaaactcacgcTGACCCTGGCAGGACCCAGGGGGaagtggtgggggagggagtcTTGGGAGCTCCACGTGGCCCTGATATCACTTCAGTCAATGAAGCAGCGGGTGCAGGGCACAGGGCCGTCTGCCAGCTGGCCCCGCTGCCCTTTATCAGATGATTCAAGTGGATAAACAGGGTCATTAACCCAGGCTGTACCAGGGCACCAAGGCCTCAGGTGCACAATCAGCAGGTGGCCATGGCAGGTGTCCCTATTGGTGCCTGCAGGACTCACGCTCAGCAGGGGAACCAGCCCCAGAGCCGGACGAGCCTTGAACGCAAGGCCCAACCTGGAAGCGCCTTATCACTTGCTTGTTTGCCTAACCTTGAAGCCCTGCTCCTGTTGTCAGTAAGGAACAGACTGCAGGGAAGGGAGCCAGGAttctggggggctgggaggactGCCTGGCTCTGCAGTCTAGAAGGAGGACTCCTTCCTCTGACCCCAGTTCTGGGTGGCAGAGAGGAAAAATAAGGTCCTTGAGAACTCTTTCTCCCTAGCCTGGATTCCTGGAGCTCTTGAAGGGCCCTTGTCTGCTGAGAAGCCCTGGCAGAATGATGATGAAATACTACTGTTTATGGAGCACCTACTATGCGCCAGGCACTTTCCACTCTAATATTCAGAGCTTCCTTCTGAGGCAAGATTCTTACTTTTTGAGACTCAAAGAAGTAAAGTGACTTGCGCAAGTTCACGCCACTAAAAAGAGACAGAGCCcagatctgtctgactccaaaatccTTGATTGCTCCCCCGGACCCACTGGCCCAGTTGTGTAGCCAGAGCTGGTGACGACCTG is a genomic window of Muntiacus reevesi chromosome 3, mMunRee1.1, whole genome shotgun sequence containing:
- the NR0B2 gene encoding nuclear receptor subfamily 0 group B member 2 codes for the protein MSSSQPGPCPCQGAAGRPTILYTLLSPSIRDRPSVAPARGRCLCRQHRPVQLCTPHRTCREALDVLAKTLAFLRNLPSFCQLPPQDRRQLLRGCWGPLFLLGLAQDTVTFQVAEVPMPSILKKILLEKPSSGAGSRQQPDRPQPSLAEVQWLQCCLESFWSLELGPKEYAYLKGTVLFNPDVPGLHASSHIGHLQQEAHQALWEVLEPWCPAGQSRLARVLLTASTLKSIPPSLLGDLFLRPVIGDVDIADLLEDMLLLS